In Musa acuminata AAA Group cultivar baxijiao chromosome BXJ2-8, Cavendish_Baxijiao_AAA, whole genome shotgun sequence, one genomic interval encodes:
- the LOC103973853 gene encoding uncharacterized protein LOC103973853 — MGSLMAGWSSPFQDPNHVKVQRNRSLTRGEIDAFWKEKKSKEEYVGAVNGIVDSNQENINIGSSEMLQPSGDLPLRDRKQSILNSSSKSDADILKTNCWWTRSSYAFLNAIPVTSMEGPSYKYASQYPASDLCLANRAAYTYY, encoded by the exons ATGGGTTCTCTGATGGCAGGATGGAGTTCTCCGTTTCAGGATCCTAACCATG TCAAGGTTCAGAGGAACAGATCACTCACCAGAGGAGAGATCGATGCATTCTGGAAAGAAAAGAAGTCCAAGGAAGAATATGTGGGCGCAGTCAACGGTATTGTGGATAGTAATCAG GAGAACATAAACATAGGGTCCAGCGAAATGCTACAACCATCAGGGGATCTGCCACTGCGTGATAGGAAGCAGAGCATTCTGAACAGTAGCTCCAAATCCGACGCTGACATCCTTAAGACAAATTGCTG GTGGACAAGGAGCAGTTATGCGTTTCTAAATGCAATTCCTGTAACGTCCATGGAAGGTCCTTCTTACAAATATGCGTCACAGTACCCTGCGTCAGACTTATGCTTAGCAAACCGTGCAGCCTATACATATTATTAG